A single Aminivibrio pyruvatiphilus DNA region contains:
- a CDS encoding TRAP transporter small permease, with protein MLEVLKKTYRCVCTIEERFISFTLCAITVLIFVSALGRFVGRPINWAVDISLLLFAWGAFLGADVGIRKNRVINVDFLTSRLPMKTQKTIAITWSVIIILFLAVLIAYGIPLCISNFKRQFQNITLSYSFVTASLPVSAFLMIISTSVRLHLQITDFPSTLRGGGRDAA; from the coding sequence ATGCTTGAAGTTCTGAAAAAAACCTACCGCTGCGTCTGCACGATCGAGGAGCGGTTCATTTCTTTCACCCTTTGCGCCATCACCGTCCTGATCTTCGTTTCCGCCTTGGGCAGATTCGTCGGCCGCCCCATCAACTGGGCGGTGGACATTTCCCTTCTCCTGTTCGCCTGGGGTGCCTTTCTCGGGGCGGACGTGGGGATCCGCAAAAACAGGGTGATCAACGTCGACTTCCTGACGTCGAGACTGCCCATGAAGACGCAGAAGACCATCGCCATCACGTGGTCCGTGATCATCATCCTCTTCCTGGCGGTGCTCATCGCCTACGGAATCCCCCTCTGCATTTCCAACTTCAAACGGCAGTTCCAGAACATAACCCTGAGCTACTCTTTCGTCACCGCGTCCCTTCCCGTGAGTGCCTTCCTGATGATCATCTCCACGTCCGTCAGGCTTCATCTGCAGATCACCGACTTCCCGTCCACCCTCCGGGGCGGCGGGCGGGACGCGGCGTAG
- a CDS encoding histidine phosphatase family protein, producing the protein MKRIFLVRHGETDWNREGRFQGQMDIPLNRTGLGQARAVAETLKDVSLDRIVASPLARTRETARPLEELTGLPVEMNGGLVEISHGLWEGRTAGEVEAEWPGMLAAWHGHPELVTMPGGESLADVQKRAWPAFLRTVEEEGESVMVVSHDAVLKVILCRIFDSPLSSFWRFQLANGSITLLELSGKGWRVPLVGEAGHLGSVFRRVEQKAL; encoded by the coding sequence ATGAAGAGGATCTTTCTTGTGCGGCACGGGGAAACGGACTGGAACAGGGAAGGGCGGTTCCAGGGGCAGATGGACATCCCGCTGAACCGGACGGGACTGGGCCAGGCCCGGGCTGTCGCGGAGACGCTGAAGGATGTATCCCTGGACAGAATCGTGGCGAGCCCTCTTGCCAGAACCCGGGAAACCGCCCGCCCCCTGGAGGAGCTGACTGGGCTGCCGGTGGAAATGAACGGGGGCCTCGTCGAGATAAGCCACGGCCTCTGGGAAGGGCGCACCGCCGGCGAAGTGGAGGCGGAATGGCCGGGAATGCTCGCGGCCTGGCACGGCCACCCCGAGCTTGTGACCATGCCCGGCGGGGAGAGCCTGGCGGACGTACAGAAGCGTGCCTGGCCGGCCTTCCTGCGGACGGTGGAGGAAGAGGGCGAATCCGTCATGGTGGTCTCTCATGATGCGGTACTCAAGGTCATCCTCTGCCGGATTTTCGACAGCCCCCTCTCCAGCTTCTGGCGGTTCCAGCTCGCCAACGGAAGCATTACCCTCCTCGAACTGAGCGGCAAGGGATGGAGGGTTCCCCTGGTGGGCGAGGCCGGGCACCTGGGCAGCGTCTTCCGCCGGGTGGAGCAGAAGGCGTTGTGA
- the fdhD gene encoding formate dehydrogenase accessory sulfurtransferase FdhD — MPSSSAPAHRGVIMAVCTAPAKGVQKKDQGEGRLVPGKGLEGDGHFGFAHRQVSLLDAADIEVMKRSIPTLFHGAFAENLVTEGIDLKSLVLGDLLRIGTALLRVTQIGKECHSRCAIYEAAGDCIMPRLGIFCEVLTEGPLKVGDTVEFVPEELPERLVRREITRIAGGRRETVTDSMLREARVTLVLDGEKQVTAVCTPGEERYWAVGHLKCRMLIDGREDIASLEILPGEVRVARKKMTAGLPLLQRILSSSASALLEEGAGSALGSVEAADWSIPAAALQDGADWLGEAPVFRATGGTHAAALIHRTGKRLFLTEDIGRHNAVDKAVGWAVLHAVPLGETALVVSGRLPEDMVHKAAGAGIPVLGSISAAIAEGAEAAERGGITLAGFIRNGRMNVYTRPDRILDA, encoded by the coding sequence ATGCCGTCTTCTAGCGCCCCCGCCCACCGGGGAGTCATCATGGCCGTCTGCACGGCCCCGGCAAAGGGGGTGCAGAAAAAAGACCAGGGAGAGGGACGGCTGGTTCCCGGAAAGGGACTCGAAGGTGACGGCCACTTCGGCTTCGCCCACCGGCAGGTGAGCCTGCTGGACGCGGCGGACATCGAGGTCATGAAGCGGTCCATCCCGACCCTATTCCACGGGGCCTTCGCCGAAAACCTTGTCACGGAAGGCATCGACCTCAAGTCCCTGGTCCTCGGAGATCTTCTCAGGATCGGGACGGCGCTCCTCAGGGTGACCCAGATCGGGAAGGAATGCCACTCCCGGTGCGCCATCTACGAGGCCGCCGGCGACTGCATCATGCCCCGGCTGGGCATCTTCTGCGAAGTTCTCACCGAGGGCCCGCTCAAGGTGGGTGACACGGTGGAATTCGTTCCCGAGGAACTGCCCGAACGCCTCGTCCGCCGGGAGATCACCCGCATCGCCGGCGGCAGGCGGGAAACGGTGACGGACAGCATGCTCCGGGAGGCCAGGGTCACCCTGGTGCTTGACGGAGAGAAGCAGGTCACCGCCGTGTGCACCCCCGGGGAGGAGCGGTACTGGGCCGTGGGGCACCTGAAGTGCCGGATGCTCATCGACGGCCGGGAGGACATCGCCAGCCTTGAAATCCTCCCGGGGGAGGTCCGGGTCGCCCGAAAGAAGATGACCGCCGGACTTCCGCTGCTGCAGCGAATTCTTTCATCATCAGCCTCGGCCCTCCTGGAAGAAGGCGCGGGATCCGCCCTTGGATCCGTGGAGGCCGCGGACTGGTCCATCCCTGCCGCGGCCCTGCAGGACGGGGCAGACTGGCTTGGAGAGGCCCCCGTCTTCCGGGCCACGGGAGGCACCCACGCGGCGGCCCTCATCCACCGGACGGGAAAGCGGCTCTTCCTCACCGAGGATATCGGACGGCACAACGCCGTGGACAAGGCGGTGGGGTGGGCGGTGCTCCATGCCGTTCCCCTGGGGGAAACAGCCCTGGTGGTCTCGGGGCGTCTTCCCGAGGACATGGTGCACAAGGCCGCAGGAGCGGGAATACCCGTCCTCGGCAGCATCTCCGCGGCCATCGCCGAGGGTGCCGAAGCGGCGGAACGGGGAGGGATAACCCTCGCGGGGTTCATCCGGAACGGACGGATGAACGTCTACACCCGGCCCGACAGGATACTTGACGCCTGA
- a CDS encoding M20 family metallopeptidase: protein MNISFSLEQFLKDLEYLVNIDSQSRDTEGVAAVASFFEKAFADIGWKVEKKDLGPAVGPSLKITNGKAPYDSLLLGHLDTVFPKGTVAERPFSRDEHRAYGPGVNDMKGGLLFGLYAARALTEAGAPGSFCFVYNSEEEIGSRRARPWIEELARESRTAVILEPARPNGNLMNERKGLGRIDVTFHGKAAHAGVEPEKGISAVNEMAHWIIGLHGLTDFGKGTTLNAGVVSGGTTPNVVPEKASMTVDVRIKIPEEKNRIDAKIAELKAHPATAGINVEADFFLTRPPMNPSPKTMKLCALVEEAGREAGVEVRWQGTGGGSDGNFTAALDVPTVDGLGPVGGGSHAVTEYVEIGEISSRFALLLGILERIPNAVF, encoded by the coding sequence ATGAACATTTCTTTCAGCCTGGAACAGTTTCTGAAGGATCTCGAGTACCTGGTGAATATCGACAGCCAGTCGAGGGACACCGAGGGCGTGGCCGCGGTGGCCTCGTTCTTTGAAAAAGCCTTCGCCGACATCGGCTGGAAGGTGGAGAAGAAGGACCTCGGCCCCGCAGTGGGTCCCAGCCTCAAAATAACCAACGGGAAAGCCCCCTACGACTCCCTGCTCCTCGGACACCTCGACACGGTCTTCCCGAAGGGAACCGTGGCGGAGCGGCCCTTTTCCCGGGATGAACACCGGGCCTACGGCCCCGGCGTGAACGACATGAAGGGAGGCCTTCTCTTCGGTCTCTACGCCGCCCGGGCCCTCACGGAGGCAGGAGCCCCCGGCTCCTTCTGCTTCGTCTACAACAGCGAGGAGGAGATCGGCTCCCGCAGGGCCCGCCCCTGGATCGAGGAACTGGCCCGTGAAAGCCGCACAGCGGTGATCCTGGAGCCCGCCAGACCCAACGGCAACCTGATGAACGAACGGAAAGGCCTGGGAAGGATCGACGTCACCTTCCACGGAAAGGCCGCCCACGCGGGAGTGGAACCGGAAAAGGGCATAAGCGCCGTGAACGAGATGGCCCACTGGATTATCGGTCTCCACGGCCTCACCGATTTCGGGAAGGGCACCACCCTCAACGCCGGCGTGGTGTCCGGCGGCACGACCCCCAACGTGGTGCCCGAGAAGGCCTCCATGACTGTGGACGTGCGGATCAAGATCCCGGAGGAAAAGAATCGCATCGATGCGAAAATCGCCGAGCTGAAGGCACACCCCGCCACTGCGGGCATCAACGTGGAGGCCGATTTCTTCCTCACCCGCCCCCCTATGAACCCCTCGCCGAAGACCATGAAACTCTGCGCCCTGGTGGAAGAGGCAGGCCGCGAGGCCGGGGTGGAGGTCCGCTGGCAGGGTACCGGCGGCGGCTCGGACGGCAATTTCACCGCCGCCCTGGACGTCCCTACCGTGGACGGGCTCGGCCCCGTTGGCGGCGGTTCCCATGCCGTGACGGAGTACGTGGAGATCGGGGAGATTTCCTCCCGTTTCGCCCTTCTTCTGGGCATCCTTGAGAGGATTCCGAATGCCGTCTTCTAG
- a CDS encoding C4-dicarboxylate TRAP transporter substrate-binding protein yields MKKALLLLVCFMILASGAPVVAAEVEGNGKSYELMVSTQLADSHPFCQGFYALAKRVSERTGGKLTVKVFPSAQLGSDEDVIEQAIQGVNVAVVTDAGRMANYVKNIGIVGMAYFADNYDEVMKVQQTNFWKENVKKLAEENGIRVLSFNWFDGARHFLTNKPVRKPEDLKGVRIRTPGAPAWSRSVAALGATPVTMGWTDVYNAVQQKAIDGCEAQHSASYGLRVYEVLKYINKTAHFQLLNGLIVGEKWFSTLPASYQALLLEEFEKQGKITAAEVIEKSDVFEGMMVKEGMEVVEVDLAAFKKASEAAYEELGFAEQRKAIYKEIGKE; encoded by the coding sequence ATGAAGAAAGCATTGTTGCTGCTGGTCTGCTTTATGATCCTCGCATCCGGCGCCCCGGTCGTGGCCGCGGAGGTGGAGGGGAACGGAAAGTCCTACGAGCTCATGGTGTCCACCCAGCTCGCCGATTCCCATCCTTTCTGCCAGGGTTTCTACGCCCTCGCGAAGAGGGTGAGCGAAAGAACCGGCGGCAAGCTGACGGTGAAGGTTTTCCCCAGCGCCCAGCTCGGCAGTGACGAAGACGTCATCGAGCAGGCGATTCAGGGCGTCAACGTGGCGGTGGTCACCGACGCCGGACGGATGGCCAACTACGTGAAGAACATCGGCATCGTGGGCATGGCCTATTTCGCCGACAACTACGACGAGGTCATGAAGGTCCAGCAGACGAATTTCTGGAAAGAGAACGTCAAGAAACTTGCTGAAGAGAACGGCATCCGGGTTCTTTCCTTCAACTGGTTCGACGGCGCCCGCCACTTCCTCACCAACAAGCCCGTCAGGAAGCCCGAAGATCTCAAGGGCGTCCGTATCCGCACTCCCGGCGCTCCCGCATGGTCCCGGTCCGTGGCCGCCCTCGGCGCCACCCCCGTCACCATGGGCTGGACCGACGTGTACAACGCCGTGCAGCAGAAGGCCATCGACGGCTGCGAGGCCCAACATTCCGCCAGCTACGGCCTGAGGGTCTACGAAGTGCTGAAGTACATCAACAAAACCGCCCACTTCCAGCTTCTCAACGGCCTCATCGTCGGCGAGAAGTGGTTCAGCACCCTTCCCGCATCCTACCAGGCCCTTCTCCTCGAAGAGTTCGAAAAACAGGGCAAGATTACCGCCGCTGAAGTCATCGAAAAGTCCGACGTCTTCGAGGGCATGATGGTCAAGGAAGGCATGGAGGTAGTGGAAGTGGACCTGGCGGCCTTCAAGAAGGCTTCCGAGGCGGCCTACGAAGAACTGGGCTTCGCCGAGCAGCGGAAGGCAATCTACAAGGAAATCGGCAAGGAATAA
- the zupT gene encoding zinc transporter ZupT codes for MENVLFAFGLTLFAGLSTGVGSALAFFTKKTNTRFLAFSLGLSAGVMIYVSMVEIFFKAQKALQADLGEVKGAWVTVIAFFTGMFAVMLIDKFVPSHENPHEMHRVEEMRGAAGQKGQENALMRMGILTALAIAIHNFPEGIATFMAAVQEPRLGVPIAVAIAVHNIPEGIAVSVPIYYATGSRRKAFRLSFLSGLAEPVGALLAYLVLMPFLSDTLFGVIFAAVAGIMVFISVDQLLPSARKYGEHHVSIYGLIVGMMIMAVSLLLFI; via the coding sequence ATGGAAAACGTTCTGTTCGCTTTCGGACTGACTCTCTTCGCGGGGCTGTCCACGGGAGTGGGGAGCGCCCTGGCCTTCTTCACGAAGAAGACCAATACCCGATTTCTCGCCTTCTCCCTCGGACTCTCGGCGGGAGTCATGATCTACGTCTCCATGGTTGAGATCTTCTTCAAGGCCCAGAAAGCCCTCCAGGCGGACCTCGGGGAGGTGAAGGGCGCATGGGTCACCGTGATCGCCTTCTTCACCGGCATGTTCGCCGTGATGCTCATCGACAAGTTCGTCCCGTCCCACGAAAACCCCCACGAGATGCACAGGGTGGAGGAAATGCGCGGTGCGGCGGGACAGAAGGGGCAGGAAAACGCCCTCATGCGCATGGGAATCCTCACCGCCCTTGCCATCGCGATCCACAACTTTCCCGAGGGAATCGCCACCTTCATGGCCGCCGTCCAGGAACCCCGGCTCGGCGTTCCCATCGCCGTGGCCATTGCCGTCCACAACATCCCCGAGGGAATCGCCGTCTCCGTGCCGATCTATTACGCCACGGGAAGCAGGAGAAAGGCCTTCCGGCTCTCCTTCCTCTCCGGCCTGGCGGAACCCGTGGGGGCCCTGCTTGCCTACCTCGTCCTCATGCCCTTCCTGAGCGACACCCTTTTCGGCGTCATCTTCGCCGCAGTGGCAGGGATCATGGTCTTCATCTCCGTGGACCAGCTCCTCCCCTCGGCGCGGAAATACGGGGAACATCACGTCTCCATATACGGGCTCATCGTCGGCATGATGATCATGGCCGTGAGCCTGCTGCTTTTTATCTGA
- the serA gene encoding phosphoglycerate dehydrogenase, whose product MKVLVTDTVSEAGVGLLRKEKDLRVEVRTGLTRDELLEAVADADGMLTRSGTPLDAEVLGAAKKLRAVARAGVGVDNIDLASASRRGIVVINAPTGNTLAATEHTMAMMLSLVRKVSQAWNSLSLGEWKRSRFMGMQLSGKRLLVIGLGRIGTQVALRCRAFGMEVSAYDPYISKEKADRAGAQLLDDLAGALSLADMVTLHVPLTAETRRLLDAPALRACKRGAFLVNCARGGLVDEEAVAEGVRSGLLSGAAFDVFDGEPVRADHPLLAQDLREKVILTPHIGANTEEAQSAVAVIAASNLAAALLGKPYEHAVNLPFSEQLLSDGRKAYLSLARKMGYLAANLLREPVKSIRVTLRGPLFPGGDDPICFEVPYHYSPFTVAGLKGMLEVSHGPEVNYMSAPLLASDKGIAVEESRAEGGTYKNLLEVTIGAAGSREEVTVAGTVTEEGRQRVVNLNGYWIEFVPEGTVLLFSNHDRPGVIGKVGTILGEAGSNIANFALGRKNGSGLAVGALQIDSDIPPKVIETFKADADLLWAAKVNFSEAL is encoded by the coding sequence ATGAAAGTGCTCGTGACGGATACAGTATCGGAGGCTGGTGTCGGGCTGCTTCGCAAGGAAAAGGACCTCCGGGTGGAGGTTCGGACCGGTCTCACCAGGGACGAGCTGCTGGAGGCGGTGGCCGATGCAGACGGCATGCTGACCCGCAGCGGCACTCCCCTCGACGCCGAAGTGCTCGGAGCGGCGAAGAAGCTCCGGGCTGTGGCCAGGGCCGGCGTCGGTGTGGACAACATCGACCTCGCTTCGGCGAGCCGCCGGGGAATCGTGGTGATCAACGCCCCCACGGGCAATACCCTCGCGGCCACGGAGCACACCATGGCCATGATGCTCTCTCTGGTCAGGAAGGTTTCCCAGGCGTGGAATTCCCTGTCTCTGGGCGAATGGAAGCGGAGCCGCTTCATGGGAATGCAGCTCTCAGGAAAACGGCTGCTGGTCATCGGCCTCGGGCGGATCGGAACCCAGGTGGCCCTCCGGTGCCGGGCCTTCGGCATGGAGGTGTCCGCCTACGACCCCTACATATCGAAGGAAAAGGCGGACCGCGCCGGGGCCCAGCTCCTGGACGACCTCGCCGGGGCCCTCTCCCTCGCCGACATGGTTACCCTCCATGTTCCCCTCACCGCCGAAACCAGGCGGCTGCTCGACGCTCCGGCGCTTCGGGCCTGCAAGCGGGGGGCCTTCCTGGTGAACTGCGCCCGGGGGGGTCTTGTGGACGAGGAGGCCGTGGCCGAAGGGGTGCGCTCCGGCCTTCTTTCCGGCGCGGCCTTCGACGTCTTCGACGGCGAGCCCGTGCGGGCGGACCATCCGCTCCTCGCCCAGGACCTCCGGGAGAAAGTCATCCTGACCCCCCACATCGGCGCCAACACGGAAGAGGCCCAGTCCGCCGTGGCGGTGATCGCCGCCTCCAACCTCGCCGCCGCCCTCCTGGGAAAACCCTACGAACACGCGGTGAACCTCCCCTTCTCGGAGCAGCTTCTCAGCGACGGGCGGAAAGCCTATCTCTCCCTCGCCCGCAAGATGGGGTACCTCGCCGCCAACCTCCTCCGGGAGCCGGTGAAGTCGATCCGCGTCACCCTCCGGGGGCCCCTCTTCCCGGGAGGGGACGACCCCATCTGCTTCGAGGTGCCCTACCACTACTCCCCCTTCACCGTGGCGGGGCTCAAGGGCATGCTCGAGGTTTCCCACGGCCCGGAGGTGAACTACATGTCCGCTCCCCTCCTGGCTTCCGACAAGGGGATCGCCGTGGAAGAGAGCCGGGCGGAGGGAGGCACCTACAAAAACCTTCTGGAAGTGACCATCGGGGCCGCAGGCTCCCGGGAAGAAGTGACCGTGGCAGGCACCGTCACCGAGGAAGGCCGGCAGCGGGTGGTGAACCTGAACGGCTACTGGATCGAGTTCGTTCCCGAGGGAACGGTGCTCCTGTTCAGCAACCACGACCGCCCGGGGGTCATCGGGAAGGTGGGGACCATCCTCGGCGAGGCGGGGTCCAACATCGCCAACTTCGCCCTGGGGCGGAAAAACGGCAGCGGCCTCGCCGTGGGAGCCCTCCAGATCGACAGCGACATACCGCCGAAGGTCATAGAGACCTTCAAGGCCGACGCGGACCTTCTCTGGGCCGCGAAAGTGAACTTCTCGGAGGCCCTGTGA
- a CDS encoding TRAP transporter large permease produces MLLLVGVFLVLLFLGMPVAFAIGLAGFTFMLATPNIPISISVQRIVAQTQSFTLLAIPLFIFAGNLMNATGITDRLVKLSRVLVGHMAGSLAQVSVILSTLMGGVSGSANADAVMECRILGPEMIKQGYSRGYGAAVNGLTAMITCTIPPSMGFIIYGSVGEVSIGRLFVGGIIPGLLMMAMMMFTVNFTAKRRGYVAPKDVRKPNAREVVTALWENIFALIFPVILIVGIRFGLFTPSEAGAFAAGYAIFVGVFIYREMTWKSFLDAVEQSAVDIGVLMLILGLSGTFGYAIVYGRVPQTIAEFLIGITSNSHLLLFLIILLLIIAGMFVETTVCAMLLTPVFIPVISRLGIDPVHFGVIMMTTLTAGIMTPPVGVALYSTSEIMGCTPQETAREAVPFYLTLLALVIILVLFPQIVLVLPNMVFG; encoded by the coding sequence ATGCTTCTTCTTGTCGGCGTTTTCCTGGTGCTCCTCTTCCTCGGCATGCCCGTAGCCTTCGCCATAGGGCTGGCGGGTTTCACCTTCATGCTGGCCACGCCCAACATCCCCATTTCCATCTCGGTGCAGCGCATCGTGGCCCAGACCCAGAGCTTCACACTCCTGGCCATCCCCCTTTTCATCTTCGCAGGCAACCTCATGAACGCCACGGGAATCACCGACAGGCTTGTGAAGCTGTCCCGGGTGCTGGTGGGGCACATGGCGGGCAGCCTCGCCCAGGTGAGCGTCATCCTGAGCACCCTCATGGGGGGCGTTTCGGGTTCGGCCAACGCCGATGCCGTCATGGAGTGCAGGATTCTCGGTCCCGAGATGATCAAACAGGGGTATTCCCGGGGCTACGGCGCCGCGGTGAACGGCCTGACCGCCATGATCACCTGTACCATCCCGCCGAGCATGGGCTTTATCATCTACGGCTCCGTGGGAGAGGTGTCCATCGGGCGCCTTTTCGTGGGCGGCATCATCCCCGGGCTGCTCATGATGGCCATGATGATGTTCACGGTGAACTTCACGGCCAAGCGGCGGGGCTACGTGGCCCCGAAGGACGTCCGGAAGCCGAACGCCCGGGAGGTCGTGACCGCCCTGTGGGAGAACATCTTCGCCCTGATCTTCCCCGTCATCCTCATCGTGGGGATCCGGTTCGGCCTCTTCACGCCCTCCGAGGCCGGGGCCTTCGCCGCCGGGTACGCCATTTTCGTGGGCGTCTTCATCTACAGGGAGATGACCTGGAAGAGCTTTCTTGACGCTGTGGAGCAGAGCGCCGTGGACATCGGCGTTCTCATGCTCATCCTCGGCCTGTCCGGGACCTTCGGGTACGCCATCGTCTACGGGCGGGTTCCCCAGACCATCGCGGAATTCCTCATCGGCATCACGTCAAACAGCCACCTTCTCCTCTTCCTGATCATCCTGCTGTTGATCATAGCCGGAATGTTCGTGGAGACCACGGTCTGCGCCATGCTCCTGACGCCGGTGTTCATTCCGGTGATCTCGAGGCTCGGCATCGACCCCGTCCATTTCGGGGTTATCATGATGACCACCCTTACCGCGGGGATCATGACGCCCCCTGTGGGGGTTGCCCTGTACTCCACGTCGGAGATCATGGGATGCACGCCCCAGGAAACCGCCAGGGAGGCCGTGCCCTTCTACCTTACCCTCCTGGCCCTGGTGATCATCCTGGTTCTCTTCCCCCAGATCGTTCTGGTCCTGCCCAACATGGTCTTCGGCTAG
- a CDS encoding metal ABC transporter solute-binding protein, Zn/Mn family — translation MRQKLQAVFTALVILAAAFPASAKTTVFVSVLPQKYFTEQVGGERVEVSVLVERNRDPHTFEPLPAQMAALSQADGYISIGLPFEDSLLPRIRQLNPSLRVFAADRGIEKITGKDKDHHGHTHEHGHDHDHGGSDPHVWNGIREARTIAQNTCAALAELDPEGAEYFGRNLGNFLERLDALDAELRELFRGREGAAFLVFHPAWGYLAREYGLEEVAIEVDGKEPKAAEMAAVITDAKRRGVKVVFVSPQFSERSAETIARSIGAAVETVNPLSEEWEENIRAAARAIAEAAR, via the coding sequence ATGAGACAAAAACTGCAGGCCGTTTTCACGGCCCTGGTCATTCTTGCCGCAGCGTTTCCGGCGTCGGCGAAAACAACCGTGTTCGTCTCCGTGCTCCCCCAGAAATACTTCACGGAGCAGGTGGGCGGAGAGCGGGTGGAGGTTTCCGTCCTCGTGGAAAGAAACCGGGATCCCCACACCTTCGAACCCCTTCCGGCACAGATGGCCGCCCTGTCCCAGGCTGACGGGTACATCTCCATCGGCCTGCCCTTCGAAGACTCCCTTCTGCCCAGGATCCGGCAGCTCAACCCGTCCCTGAGGGTCTTTGCGGCGGACCGGGGAATAGAGAAAATCACGGGAAAAGACAAAGATCACCATGGCCATACCCATGAACACGGCCATGATCACGATCACGGCGGAAGCGATCCCCACGTGTGGAACGGGATCAGGGAGGCCCGGACAATAGCGCAAAACACCTGCGCCGCCCTGGCGGAACTTGACCCGGAGGGTGCGGAATACTTCGGCCGCAATCTCGGAAATTTCCTGGAACGGCTTGACGCTCTGGATGCGGAGTTACGGGAGCTCTTCCGGGGCAGAGAAGGGGCGGCTTTTCTTGTCTTTCACCCGGCCTGGGGGTACCTTGCCAGGGAGTACGGCCTGGAAGAGGTGGCCATAGAGGTTGACGGCAAGGAGCCGAAGGCCGCAGAAATGGCCGCGGTGATCACTGATGCGAAGCGGCGGGGGGTGAAGGTGGTCTTCGTCTCGCCCCAGTTTTCGGAAAGAAGCGCGGAGACCATCGCCCGGAGCATCGGCGCGGCGGTGGAAACGGTGAACCCCCTGTCGGAGGAATGGGAGGAAAACATACGGGCGGCGGCCCGGGCCATCGCCGAGGCGGCGCGGTAA